The Zingiber officinale cultivar Zhangliang chromosome 10A, Zo_v1.1, whole genome shotgun sequence genome contains a region encoding:
- the LOC122026788 gene encoding auxin efflux carrier component 5-like yields MISMGNLIKVAEAMLPLYMALGLGYVSLRWWRLILPEQCEAIDRLVYSITLPLFTLQFTLHMDPFAMNYRMIAADAISKVLVAALLVAWTSCRRWLAHRDQERPSYCEAITSFSLSQLTNSLVVGVPLVTAMYGPWARDVVVQLSVVQAVVWLPLLQFVFEIRKARCGLFSMASEAQEVSIEAPPPPAARDSEGGTGEGAELAAARPSYCSLIKVVLLSLAKNPNSYACIIGITWAFLANKWQLKTPSVIENSILIMSKAGPGMAMYSIGLFMASQKKILICELRSAAQAMALKFICGPAAMTIGAFSVGLRGEMLHLAIIQAAMPQSITSFIFAKEYELDADVLSTAVTFGMLVFLPVLVLYTI; encoded by the exons ATGATAAGCATGGGGAACCTGATCAAAGTGGCGGAGGCGATGCTGCCGCTCTACATGGCGCTGGGGCTCGGCTACGTCTCCTTGCGGTGGTGGCGCCTCATCTTGCCGGAGCAGTGCGAGGCGATCGATCGCCTTGTCTACTCCATCACGCTGCCATTGTTCACGCTTCAGTTTACGTTGCACATGGACCCCTTTGCCATGAACTACCGCATGATCGCCGCCGACGCTATCTCGAAGGTGCTGGTGGCTGCGTTGCTGGTGGCGTGGACGAGCTGCAGGCGGTGGCTCGCCCATAGGGACCAGGAAAGGCCGAGTTATTGCGAGGCCATCACCAGCTTCTCGCTGTCACAACTCACCAACTCGCTGGTGGTGGGGGTTCCGCTGGTGACGGCGATGTACGGGCCGTGGGCGCGGGACGTGGTGGTGCAGCTGTCGGTGGTGCAGGCCGTCGTGTGGCTCCCGCTGCTGCAATTTGTGTTCGAGATCCGGAAGGCCAGGTGCGGCCTGTTCTCCATGGCCTCGGAAGCACAGGAGGTGTCTATCGAGGCGCCGCCTCCACCGGCAGCCAGGGACTCGGAGGGCGGCACCGGGGAGGGGGCGGAGCTGGCGGCGGCTAGGCCGTCGTACTGCTCGTTGATCAAGGTGGTGTTGCTCAGTCTCGCGAAGAACCCAAACTCATACGCCTGCATAATCGGCATTACGTGGGCGTTCCTGGCCAACAA GTGGCAATTGAAGACTCCAAGTGTCATTGAGAATTCTATATTGATCATGTCCAAGGCAGGGCCTGGGATGGCCATGTACTCTATTG GATTATTCATGGCATCACAAAAGAAGATACTTATATGTGAGCTGAGGTCGGCAGCACAAGCAATGGCGCTAAAGTTCATATGTGGACCGGCGGCGATGACCATTGGAGCCTTCTCCGTCGGTCTTCGCGGTGAAATGTTACATCTAGCGATCATACAA GCTGCTATGCCACAATCCATCACTTCTTTTATTTTTGCAAAAGAATATGAATTGGATGCTGATGTCCTTAGTACTGC GGTAACTTTTGGGATGTTGGTGTTTTTGCCTGTTCTTGTGTTATATACTATATGA